In Cercospora beticola chromosome 3, complete sequence, the following proteins share a genomic window:
- a CDS encoding uncharacterized protein (antiSMASH:Cluster_11), which produces MSDMAAKASSRPAPPIPTSKDDINGTWNFLEWGVDRILFNLSDGVDLKTYMSLYTSIHNFCTAQKAVGMGAQSNLNSNHRGAHLLGEDLYHRLNEHLKQHLAAVHAEMVKHTDEALLTYYIKEWKRYTQAGMYNNHLFRYLNRHWVKREMDEGKKDVYDIYTLHLVRWKEDMFGTTQNAVMDAVLRLVEKQRNGETIEQSKIKDVVNSFVSLGIDEADSTKTTLDVYRTYFEKPYLDATEKYYEKESQQFLAENSVVDYMKKAERRLDEEKERVPLYLLPEIMGPLMKTCEQALIAKHASTLRDEFQLLLNNDREDDMARMYKLLARIPDGLDPLRNRFELHVRQAGHLAVEKVAGQGDSLDPKAYVDALLEVHTQYAALVQKAFAGESEFVRSLDNACREYVNRNKVCEKNSSKSPELLAKHSDNVLKKSTKATEEDNMEKLLDQCMTIFKYVEDKDVFQKFYSRHLAKRLVNGTSASGDAETSMISKLKDASGFEYTNKLQRMFQDVQTSKDLNNAYEEWRAQTIDKEDRKDEVDATYQILGTGSWPLQPPTSPFAPPEVIVKTYERFQTFYSNKHGGRKLSWLWHLCKGEIRANYAKMNKVPYTFSVSTYQMAILLMFNDNDTVTYDDIAEITSLAKETLDPSIAIMIKAKVLTASPEGAPPQSGTSYSLNYGFKNKKLKVNLNIAIKSEQKQEVEDTHKTIEEDRKMLMQSAIVRIMKSRKTMKHSQLVSETIGQIKNRFSPKVSDIKKCIDILIEKEYLERLDGDDLGYLA; this is translated from the exons ATGTCCGACATGGCTGCCAAAGCCAGCTCGCGCCCAGCGCCACCCATACCGACCTCCAAGGACGACATCAACGGCACCTGGAACTTCCTCGAGTGGGGCGTCGACCGAATACTTTTCAACCTcagcgatggcgttgatCTCAAGACGTACATGTCGCTGTACACCAGCATCCACAACTTCTGCACTGCCCAAAAGGCGGTAGGCATGGGCGCCCAGAGCAATCTTAACTCGAATCACCGAGGCGCACATCTGCTTGGAGAAGATCTCTACCATCGGCTGAATGAGCACCTCAAACAGCATCTTGCGGCAGTCCACGCTGAAATGGTCAAGCACACTGACGAGGCGCTCCTCACATACTACATCAAAGAATGGAAGCGCTACACGCAGGCGGGCATGTACAACAACCACCTCTTCCGCTATCTGAACCGACATTGGGTTAAGCGTGAGATGGACGAGGGCAAGAAAGACGTCTACGACATCTACACTCTGCATCTGGTTCGATGGAAGGAAGACATGTTTGGAACCACGCAGAACGCCGTTATGGATGCCGTGCTGCGACTTGTTGAGAAGCAGCGCAACGGCGAAACTATCGAACAGTCCAAGATCAAGGATGTGGTCAACTCGTTCGTCTCTCTGGGTATCGATGAGGCCGACAGCACCAAGACAACCCTCGACGTGTACCGCACATACTTCGAGAAGCCATACCTCGATGCGACGGAGAAATACTACGAAAAGGAGTCACAACAGTTCTTGGCTGAGAACTCCGTGGTCGACTATATGAAGAAGGCTGAGCGGAGactggacgaggagaaggagcgtgTCCCTCTCTACCTCCTGCCGGAGATAATGGGTCCACTGATGAAAACTTGCGAGCAAGCTCTCATTGCCAAGCATGCATCTACGCTCCGTGATGAGTTCCAGTTGCTGCTGAACAATGACCGCGAAGATGACATGGCCCGCATGTATAAGCTTCTTGCACGCATTCCGGACGGTCTTGATCCACTGCGCAACAGATTTGAGCTGCATGTGCGGCAAGCAGGTCACCTCGCTGTCGAGAAGGTCGCAGGACAGGGCGACAGCCTCGACCCTAAGGCGTATGTGGATGCTCTGCTCGAAGTTCACACTCAGTATGCTGCACTAGTCCAAAAAGCTTTCGCTGGCGAGTCCGAGTTTGTACGGTCTCTTGACAACGCCTGCCGAGAATATGTCAACCGCAACAAAGTCTGCGAGAAGAACTCCAGCAAGTCCCCAGAGCTGTTGGCCAAGCACTCCGACAATGTGCTCAAGAAGAGCACCAAAGCTACCGAGGAGGACAACatggagaagctgctcgaccaATGCATGACAATCTTCAAGTATGTCGAAGACAAGGACGTTTTCCAGAAATTCTACTCCCGTCACCTTGCCAAGCGTCTCGTCAACGGCACATCGGCATCTGGCGACGCTGAGACTAGCATGATCTCCAAGTTGAAGGATGCTTCTGGCTTCGAGTACACGAACAAGTTGCAGCGCATGTTCCAGGATGTCCAGACTTCCAAGGATCTCAACAACGCATACGAGGAGTGGCGTGCTCAGACCATTGATAAGGAGGACAGGAAAGATGAAGTTGATGCCACATACCAAATTTTGGGTACTGGATCATGGCCGCTCCAGCCCCCAACCTCACCTTTCGCTCCGCCCGAAGTTATTGTCAAGACCTACGAGCGCTTCCAAACCTTTTACAGCAACAAGCACGGTGGCCGCAAGCTTTCCTGGCTGTGGCACTTGTGCAAGGGTGAGATCCGCGCCAACTACGCCAAGATGAACAAGGTACCCTACACATTCTCGGTATCTACATACCAAATGGCGATCCTGCTCATGTTCAACGACAATGATACAGTCACCTACGACGACATTGCCGAAATCACTTCATTGGCGAAGGAAACGCTTGACCCTTCAATCGCAATCATGATCAAGGCCAAGGTCCTTACTGCCAGCCCGGAAGGCGCCCCACCTCAGAGCGGAACTTCTTACTCTCTCAACTATGGTTTCAAGAATAAGAAGCTTAAGGTCAACCTCAACATTGCTATCAAGTCCgagcagaagcaggaagTCGAAGATACTCACAAGACGATCGAAGAGGACAGGAAGATGCTCATGCAG TCTGCTATCGTGCGAATCATGAAGTCACGAAAGACTATGAAGCACAGCCAGCTCGTTTCGGAGACGATCGGCCAGATCAAGAACCGATTCTCGCCAAAGGTCTCAGACATCAAGAAGTGCATTGACATCCTGATCGAGAAAGAGTATCTCGAGCGTCTCGATGGTGACGATCTTGGCTATCTTGCCTAA
- a CDS encoding uncharacterized protein (antiSMASH:Cluster_11): MPTKGSCVCGEWTYEYEGEPAGVSICHCIPCHKVAGSNGSFNLIIPEANFKKTAGKDHLFSRTGDSGKSVNYKNCAKCATVMIADIDVMPGVVLVKGGTVDDPAVDAKNAPQMEIYRKNAAPWCTAWSGVAQVDGAPS, from the exons ATGCCGACCAAGGGCTCCTGCGTGTGCGGCGAGTGGACTTATGAGTACGAAGGCGAGCCAGCTGGTGTT TCCATCTGCCACTGCATTCCGTGCCACAAGGTTGCTGGCAGCAATGGATCTTTCAATCTGATTATTCCAGAGGCCAAC TTCAAAAAGACTGCTGGCAAAGACCATCTGTTCTCTAGGACTGGTGACTCCGGCAAGTCGGTCAACTACAAGAACTGCGCCAAATGTGCAACTGTCATGATCGCCGACATTGATGTCATGCCAGGAGTGGTCCTTGTAAAGGGTGGAACTGTCGACGATCCTGCTGTTGACGCGAAGAATGCTCCTCAGATGGAGATTTACCGCAAGAACGCTGCTCCGTGGTGCACAGCTTGGTCTGGAGTGGCTCAGGTCGATGGGGCACCATCGTga
- a CDS encoding uncharacterized protein (antiSMASH:Cluster_11), with amino-acid sequence MAAPVAKGIIISLSIIAGLAAAATQSPQVQAWLEEQRKRIAELLRQIGEELDPQARRAAEAFAFEGRTVNNDSGLARESAGSKEAAALATGRRLSSPSSTVRRIPVRGPSDPDEAEERRRKGREYLAKRNQQLYELQQRRKAAAAADGLATPPSPTFDELVDSEGNLKQSELWNEKELPAVPNVDPLPETIQQEMKQVERHLVDPIAVDEAVSTGSSGWSLGSRYANPFGDEYELERSVTPKPPIPPKIELDQQPELTRAPTPPISVPGAFDSTPTAQQTEHIDHSALSYEEQLAIALSLSEQDPSSTSATVRQRKPEQEDFDLKAAIAASLRDMDHHQAAHAIANVEPVTPRVIPADAQVLIDLTPSTPTTSGPRQDWSQLSSPVVPASRRAGSLHTVGNNAPSEASDELYRLTPELTKARLASHNEQQNIVTSRPSVGSALPFDPVRDAAASSASQPVPDVMDASFYSAHAEPSPAPSSATFDRDTTMLVDLAEDAPQEGQRTPTSRAQSSFGFQTESDTETFASVSAPPSRTMSRAESRADSEISGIEVIDLAHDSDVDMMSEEGDGIATPDSWSEVGSRDADSDTEEAHPHQRSRVSL; translated from the exons ATGGCAGCTCCGGTGGCGAAAG GAATCATTATATCCCTCAGCATCATTGCCGGCCTCGCTGCAGCCGCCACACAAAGCCCACAGGTGCAAGCATGGCTCGAAGAGCAGCGAAAGAGGATAGCGGAACTGCTAAGACAGATCGGTGAAGAGTTGGACCCTCAGGCaagacgagcagcagaagcatttGCATTCGAGGGGCGGACAGTCAACAACGATTCTGGGCTGGCGAGGGAAAGTGCAGGCAGCAAAGAGGCAGCGGCGTTGGCTACTGGAAGGCGGCTTTCGAGTCCCAGCAGCACGGTCCGCAGGATACCCGTTCGTGGCCCTTCGGATCCGGACGAGGCGGAAGAGCGCAGGAGGAAGGGCCGCGAATATCTGGCAAAGCGAAACCAGCAACTGTACGAGTTGCAGCAAAGACggaaagctgctgctgccgccgatgGCCTCGCCACACCACCGTCTCCAACATTCGATGAACTCGTCGATTCCGAAGGCAACCTCAAACAGTCGGAGCTATGGAACGAGAAGGAGTTGCCAGCAGTGCCCAACGTCGATCCTCTGCCTGAGACTATACAGCAAGAAATGAAGCAAGTGGAGCGGCACCTTGTTGACCCAATTGCTGTGGATGAAGCGGTATCTACGGGGTCAAGTGGTTGGTCGCTAGGATCACGATACGCCAATCCTTTTGGGGACGAGTACGAACTGGAACGCAGTGTCACGCCGAAGCCTCCGATCCCACCAAAGATTGAGCTGGATCAACAACCAGAGCTTACCCGTGCACCAACGCCGCCTATCTCCGTACCTGGAGCGTTCGATTCAACACCGACAGCACAGCAAACAGAACACATTGATCATTCTGCACTGAGTTACGAAGAGCAGCTCGCAATAGCGCTATCTCTGTCTGAACAGGATCCTTCGAGCACGTCTGCAACTGTAAGACAACGAAAGCCCGAGCAGGAAGACTTTGATCTGAAGGCTGCCATTGCCGCAAGCCTGAGGGATATGGACCATCATCAAGCTGCACACGCTATTGCCAACGTTGAGCCTGTGACGCCCAGAGTCATACCAGCTGATGCACAAGTTTTGATTGACCTGACGCCTTCCACGCCCACGACCTCCGGACCACGACAAGATTGGTCACAGCTATCCAGCCCAGTCGTTCCCGCATCTAGACGTGCTGGCTCGCTTCACACTGTCGGCAACAATGCGCCTTCAGAGGCCTCTGATGAGCTCTACCGACTTACACCCGAGCTCACGAAAGCACGCCTGGCGAGTCACAACGAGCAGCAGAATATTGTCACTTCACGCCCATCAGTGGGCTCAGCGCTACCCTTCGATCCCGTACGAGACGccgctgcttcttcagcatctcaACCTGTGCCCGATGTCATGGATGCCAGTTTCTATTCTGCTCATGCCGAGCCATCCCCAGCACCAAGCTCAGCTACGTTCGATCGTGACACAACCATGCTCGTCGATCTCGCGGAGGATGCACCTCAAGAAGGTCAACGCACGCCGACATCACGAGCACAGTCTTCCTTCGGCTTCCAGACGGAATCTGACACCGAGACATTCGCATCAGTATCTGCACCGCCATCACGCACAATGTCTCGCGCAGAGTCGCGGGCTGACAGCGAGATCTCTGGTATTGAAGTCATTGATCTTGCGCACGATAGTGATGTTGACATGATGTCGGAGGAGGGAGACGGGATAGCAACGCCAGACAGCTGGTCGGAGGTCGGCAGCCGGGATGCTGACAGCGACACTGAGGAAGCTCATCCACACCAGCGGTCCCGCGTGAGCTTGTAG
- a CDS encoding uncharacterized protein (BUSCO:EOG092651BA~antiSMASH:Cluster_11) — MFRPIFRAATTARTASKAQHVGKRFASTAPTRSGSWKGTALRWTAAGAVVYYYNTSSVFAEEPQYATHAAPETSRESETHLSIDSIAEQRRAQARHNIQSSESRHSESQTTEQQQTVTAADGEQAAAGGPQGLEEEAEQQGAFNEETGEINWDCPCLGGMAHGPCGEQFRAAFSCFVYSKEEPKGVECIEHFKTMQNCFREHPEIYGAELDDDEVAEAQAEEDRAQASLARSNDAQSSAKTQGGESNEAQQTPGSGPTKQSADEGGNLVPKAAHDAR; from the exons ATGTTCAGGCCGATTTTTAGAGCAGCAACGACTGCGCGCACTGCTTCAAAAGCACAGCATGTCGGGAAACGATTCGCAAGTACCGCCCCTACGAGATCTGGAAGCTGGAAAGGGACTGCGTTGAGGTGGACGGCGGCTGGCGCTGTGGTATATTACTACAACACCTCTTCAGTATTTGCCGAAGAACCACAAT ATGCTACCCACGCAGCACCAGAAACCTCGCGGGAGTCAGAAACACATCTCAGTATCGATTCAATAGCGGAACAGCGACGAGCACAGGCACGACACAACATCCAATCATCCGAAAGCCGGCATAGCGAATCTCAGACCACCGAGCAGCAACAGACTGTCACCGCAGCTGATGGCGAGCAAGCCGCGGCAGGCGGTCCGCAAGGactcgaagaagaggcagaacAGCAGGGCGCTTTCAACGAAGAGACTGGAGAGATCAACTGGGACTGCCCGTGTCTAGGCGGAATGGCACATGGTCCATGTGGCGAGCAGTTCCGCGCTGCTTTCAGCTGCTTCGTTTACTCGAAAGAAGAGCCTAAGGGCGTGGAGTGTATCGAGCACTTCAAGACAATGCAGAATTGCTTCCGAGAGCACCCAGAAATATACGGTGCTGAACtagatgacgatgaagttGCAGAGGCACAAGCCGAGGAGGATCGAGCGCAGGCATCGCTGGCTCGATCAAATGATGCGCAGTCAAGCGCGAAGACCCAGGGTGGCGAGAGCAATGAGGCTCAGCAGACGCCAGGCAGTGGACCGACCAAGCAGTCAGCGGATGAGGGCGGCAACCTAGTTCCCAAGGCTGCTCACGACGCTCGGTAG
- a CDS encoding uncharacterized protein (SMCOG1037:heavy metal translocating P-type ATPase~antiSMASH:Cluster_11) yields the protein MMIRAPPLIERAEIKSASLHNARPLLLHVYVLPFVFLWPLFFSYYLPQESYDTYINGQEWTFVFAGSIVTVQSLLWLMTFWNVNIRALFTANSASSVRNASLIKVIPKENAGASEICKIERDNVGGRETVSFLFQKRRFLYDEARGSFAPLNYAIDDEPKPTIGTFQASKGLQKSAEIEKLTQYYGKNLFDIPVPTFTELFKEHAVAPFFVFQIFCVGLWMLDEYWYYSLFTLFMLVVFESTVVWQRQRTLTEFRGMSIKPYAVWVYRENKWAEVQSDALLPGDLVSVGRTKEDSGVACDMLLVEGSAIVNEAMLSGESTPVLKDSIQLRPADAKIEPEGLDKNAFLWGGTKVLQVQHGNAATDAPSTIPQVASGVPPAPDKGALAVVIKTGFETNQGALVRTMIFSTERVGAGNVEALLFILFLTVFAVVASWYVWTEGVKQDRKRSKLLLDCVLIITSVVPPELPMELSLAVNTSLAALSKLAIFCTEPFRIPFAGRVDVACFDKTGTLTGEDLVVEGVAGLFLGRQDAKVKTESDGAQSQLTRITDTGLETTLTLATAHALVKLEEGDVVGEPMEKATLQSLGWTLGKNDTLTAKAGTNARGAMAGDLVQIKRRFQFSSALKRQSSIATVITSDRQTGKKTKSTFVAVKGAPETIRNMLVEVPSKYEETFKYFSRNGGRVLALGYKYLSTGDEVPQKKINDIKREDVEGGLTFAGFLVLQCPLKDDALKAVRMLNESSHRVVMITGDNPLTALHVAKQVEIVDRDALILDAPEHDESGKNLVWRSVDDKINIPVDPSKPIDPEILKTKDLCVTGYGLAKFRDTAQWHSLLRHTWVYARVSPKQKEEILLGLKDQGYTTLMAGDGTNDVGALKQAHIGVALLNGSKDDMDKIAKNFRETKMKEIYEKQKGMMQRFNQPDPPVPVHIAHLYAPGPKNPHYDKAMEREGLVKQKIIEQKIAAEEEKAESTADKYTAPVVEKTEQELKKERAQNAASAMADKLSMSMMESELDDEPPTIKLGDASVAAPFTSKLANVIAIPNIIRQGRCTLVATIQMYKILALNCLISAYSLSVLYLDGIKFGDGQVTISGMLMSVCFLSISRAKPVEQLSRERPQNNIWNWYVIPSVLAQFAVHIATLIYITDVVHRFEPPKDRSEIDLEGEFEPSLLNSAIYLLQLIQQISTFAINYQGRPFRESIKENKGMYWGIVLVTSVAFSCATEFIPEINEKLKLTPFTTEFKITLVTVMILDYVGCWTFEKILKNLFSDFKPKDIAVRRPDQLERERKRLQLEQEKADRKKEEAAGKL from the coding sequence ATGATGATTAGGGCGCCGCCTCTGATCGAAAGGGCGGAGATCAAGTCCGCCAGCCTTCACAATGCCCGGCCGCTACTCCTCCACGTCTACGTCCTTcccttcgtcttcctctggccgctcttcttcagctacTACCTCCCACAGGAGAGCTACGATACGTACATCAACGGCCAGGAATGGACTTTCGTATTCGCCGGCAGCATTGTCACAGTGCAGTCTTTGCTATGGCTTATGACATTTTGGAACGTCAACATTCGCGCCCTTTTCACCGCGAACTCGGCGAGCAGTGTAAGGAACGCCAGTCTGATCAAGGTGATCCCAAAGGAGAACGCAGGCGCAAGCGAGATCTGCAAAATTGAGAGAGACAATGTTGGAGGAAGGGAAACTGTTTCCTTCTTGTTCCAAAAGAGACGCTTTCTATACGATGAGGCTAGAGGCAGTTTTGCGCCCCTCAACTACGCGATCGACGACGAGCCAAAGCCGACGATTGGTACATTCCAGGCTTCCAAAGGACTGCAAAAGAGCGCGGAAATTGAGAAGTTGACGCAATACTACGGAAAGAATCTGTTTGATATCCCAGTCCCGACATTTACGGAGCTTTTCAAAGAGCACGCTGTCGCGCCGTTCTTCGTGTTCCAGATCTTCTGTGTTGGTCTGTGGATGCTGGACGAATACTGGTACTACAGTCTCTTCACGCTGTTTATGCTGGTCGTTTTCGAGAGCACTGTGGtgtggcagcggcagcggacTTTGACGGAGTTCCGTGGCATGAGCATCAAGCCGTATGCGGTCTGGGTGTACAGAGAGAACAAATGGGCTGAGGTGCAGAGCGATGCGCTTCTGCCTGGCGATCTCGTATCTGTGGGTAGGACGAAAGAGGACAGTGGAGTGGCCTGTGACATGCTGCTTGTTGAGGGCAGCGCCATTGTCAACGAGGCTATGCTTTCTGGCGAGAGTACGCCTGTGCTCAAGGACTCGATACAGCTCCGACCGGCAGATGCAAAGATCGAACCCGAGGGACTCGACAAAAATGCGTTCCTGTGGGGTGGCACCAAAGTCTTGCAGGTACAGCATGGAAATGCTGCGACCGATGCGCCTAGCACGATTCCGCAAGTGGCTTCTGGCGTTCCTCCTGCACCCGATAAAGGCGCTTTGGCCGTCGTTATCAAGACTGGATTCGAAACCAACCAGGGAGCACTTGTTCGCACCATGATCTTCTCTACTGAACGCGTTGGCGCAGGTAATGTGGAAGCGCTGCTTTTCATTCTCTTCTTGACAGTCTTCGCTGTCGTGGCATCCTGGTACGTCTGGACAGAAGGTGTCAAGCAAGACCGCAAGCGATCGAAATTGCTCTTGGACTGCGTTCTTATCATCACATCTGTTGTGCCGCCCGAGTTACCTATGGAGCTGTCTCTCGCTGTCAACACATCCCTGGCAGCGCTCAGCAAGCTCGCCATCTTCTGCACAGAGCCGTTCCGAATTCCTTTTGCTGGCCGTGTGGATGTGGCATGTTTCGACAAGACGGGTACACTCACTGGAGAGGACTTGGTTGTTGAGGGTGTTGCCGGACTTTTCCTCGGACGCCAAGATGCGAAGGTCAAGACAGAATCAGACGGCGCTCAGAGCCAGCTCACTAGGATAACAGACACCGGATTGGAAACTACACTGACTCTTGCTACGGCTCACGCACTCGTGAAACTTGAAGAGGGCGATGTTGTTGGAGAGCCGATGGAGAAAGCCACACTGCAATCACTTGGATGGACGCTCGGGAAGAACGATACGCTTACGGCCAAGGCTGGAACAAATGCGCGAGGTGCCATGGCAGGAGATCTCGTGCAGATCAAGAGACGGTTCCAGTTTTCTTCTGCATTGAAGCGCCAAAGCTCTATTGCCACTGTAATCACATCAGACCGCCAAACCgggaagaagaccaagagcaCGTTCGTCGCTGTGAAGGGCGCGCCTGAGACTATCAGAAACATGCTGGTTGAGGTGCCATCGAAGTACGAAGAGACTTTCAAATACTTCAGCAGAAATGGCGGTCGTGTGCTCGCGTTGGGGTACAAGTATCTCTCGACCGGTGATGAGGTCCCTCAGAAGAAAATTAACGATATCAAGCGCGAGGACGTCGAGGGTGGCCTGACATTCGCCGGTTTCCTGGTTTTGCAATGTCCCCTCAAGGATGATGCGCTCAAGGCTGTCCGCATGCTCAACGAGAGCAGTCATCGTGTCGTGATGATCACCGGAGACAACCCTCTGACTGCACTCCACGTTGCGAAACAAGTTGAAATTGTGGATCGCGATGCGCTCATTCTTGATGCTCCTGAGCATGATGAGAGCGGGAAGAATCTGGTCTGGAGAAGCGTCGATGACAAGATCAATATTCCTGTTGATCCTAGCAAGCCGATCGATCCAGAAATTCTGAAGACCAAGGATCTCTGCGTTACCGGTTACGGTCTTGCGAAGTTCAGGGACACTGCACAATGGCATTCACTGTTGCGCCACACCTGGGTCTACGCGCGTGTCTCgccgaagcagaaagaggagaTCTTGCTTGGGCTCAAAGACCAAGGCTACACCACCCTCATGGCTGGAGACGGCACGAACGACGTTGGCGCGCTCAAGCAGGCTCACATCGGTGTTGCTCTTCTTAACGGCAGCAAAGATGATATGGATAAGATCGCCAAGAACTTCCGAGaaacgaagatgaaggagatctatGAGAAGCAAAAGGGCATGATGCAACGCTTCAATCAGCCTGACCCACCTGTACCTGTTCATATCGCTCACCTGTATGCACCTGGACCGAAGAACCCACACTACGACAAGGCCATGGAGCGCGAAGGCTTGGTAAAGCAGAAGATAATCGAGCAGAAGAttgcagctgaagaagaaaaagccgAGAGCACTGCTGACAAGTACACCGCACCTGTTGTCGAGAAGACCGAGCAAGAGctcaagaaggagagggCTCAAAACGCAGCAAGCGCGATGGCAGACAAGCTGTCGATGTCCATGATGGAAAGCGAGCTTGACGATGAGCCACCGACCATCAAACTTGGAGATGCGTCTGTCGCTGCTCCATTCACGAGCAAGCTTGCCAACGTCATTGCGATCCCCAACATCATTCGACAAGGACGGTGCACCTTGGTGGCCACCATCCAGATGTACAAGATTCTGGCACTGAACTGTCTCATCAGCGCTTACAGCTTGAGTGTGCTTTACCTGGATGGCATCAAGTTTGGCGACGGACAAGTCACGATTAGTGGTATGCTCATGAGTGTCTGTTTCCTGAGCATCTCACGTGCCAAGCCGGTCGAGCAACTATCGCGAGAACGACCGCAGAACAACATCTGGAACTGGTATGTCATCCCGTCCGTGCTCGCACAGTTCGCGGTCCACATCGCCACTCTAATCTACATCACGGACGTTGTCCACCGCTTCGAACCTCCCAAGGATCGCTCGGAGATCGATCTTGAGGGCGAGTTCGAGCCATCGCTGCTCAACTCTGCCATCTACCTCCTTCAGCTCATTCAACAGATCTCCACGTTCGCCATCAACTACCAAGGTCGACCATTCCGAGAATCCATCAAGGAGAACAAGGGAATGTACTGGGGCATTGTGCTTGTCACATCTGTGGCTTTCAGCTGCGCCACCGAGTTCATACCTGAGATcaacgagaagctcaagctcaCGCCTTTCACAACGGAATTCAAGATCACGCTAGTTACGGTCATGATCTTGGACTATGTGGGGTGCTGGACGTTTGAGAAGATTCTCAAGAACTTGTTCTCCGACTTTAAGCCCAAGGACATTGCAGTGAGGAGACCTGACCAGCTTGAGAGGGAGCGAAAGCGTCTTCAACTAGAGCAAGAGAAAGCGGACcgcaagaaggaagaggctGCTGGCAAATTATAG
- a CDS encoding uncharacterized protein (antiSMASH:Cluster_11): MKYNIICAIVTVVIGASAAPVADPVLPAQRFGFPRQRHHPQADEAVLDEKRDAVFVGQYDDPRKQGSFGLFRNRLQGLKNEKRRVISIDQLPRFSDDYKNWLGIGPQINERSADNGYLTVDVDQLPRFSGNRDWLGIGPQINARSADNNYLTIDVDQLQKFGGNRDFLGIGPQISARDATNSLYDALSRYGFGPEDVKRDLDLSHFRDHFPQDTIIGTAQNPKWILPAEKRDAEAEAEPIVRLPGMPLVNTQECNDPLLCASLNEKREAEAESFMHIPGTPFLDNCKSPWCVALKAKREAEAKPILKLPDMPFVNPENCDSPLCASLKQKREAEAEALLRLPGMPALDLKGCKSPYCVSLKQKREAEAKALLRIPGMPAGGPGCRGPTCESWKQ, from the exons ATGAAGT ACAACATTATTTGCGCCATCGTCACCGTCGTGATTGGAGCTTCAGCTGCGCCGGTCGCAGATCCAGTCCTCCCCGCCCAACGTTTTGGTTTCCCACGGCAGAGACATCATCCCCAGGCGGACGAGGCAGTTCTAGACGAGAAGCGAGATGCTGTATTCGTGGGCCAGTACGATGATCCACGCAAGCAAGGATCCTTCGGCCTGTTCAGGAACCGCTTGCAAGGCTTGAAGAACGAGAAGCGCAGGGTCATCAGTATCGACCAGCTTCCAAGATTTAGTGATGATTACAAGAATTGGCTTGGTATTGGGCCACAAATCAACGAGAGATCTGCCGACAATGGGTACTTGACTGTCGATGTCGACCAGCTTCCGAGGTTCAGCGGGAACAGGGACTGGTTGGGTATCGGACCTCAGATCAATGCAAGATCTGCCGACAATAACTACTTGACCATCGATGTCGATCAACTCCAGAAATTTGGCGGCAATAGGGACTTTTTGGGCATCGGACCACAGATCAGTGCAAGAGACGCCACGAACTCTCTCTACGACGCTCTTTCCCGCTACGGATTTGGGCCAGAAGACGTTAAGAGAGATTTGGATCTATCGCACTTCAGGGACCACTTTCCCCAAGATACAATTATTGGAACTGCTCAGAATCCAAAGTGGATACTGCCAGCAGAGAAAAGGGATGCAGAGGCGGAGGCCGAACCAATTGTGAGGCTTCCGGGTATGCCTCTGGTGAACACTCAAGAGTGCAATGATCCTCTCCTATGCGCTTCTTTGAATGAGAAGCGTGAAGCGGAGGCAGAGTCATTCATGCACATTCCGGGTACGCCTTTCTTGGACAACTGCAAGAGTCCGTGGTGCGTTGCTCTGAAGGCGAAGCGTGAAGCGGAGGCAAAACCCATATTGAAGCTCCCGGATATGCCTTTTGTCAACCCTGAGAATTGTGACTCTCCTCTTTGCGCGTCTTTGAAGCAGAAGCGTGAGGCAGAGGCGGAAGCTCTCTTGAGGCTTCCGGGGATGCCTGCCTTGGACTTGAAGGGTTGCAAAAGTCCATATTGCGTCTCtctgaagcagaagcgcgagGCAGAGGCCAAAGCGCTGCTTCGGATTCCCGGTATGCCTGCTGGAGGACCGGGTTGCCGGGGCCCGACCTGTGAATCGTGGAAGCAGTGA